From one Actinopolyspora saharensis genomic stretch:
- the glgP gene encoding alpha-glucan family phosphorylase, which translates to MRAVRRFTVSAHLPDSLQALGRLAINLRWSWHPPTQDLFASVAPDVWSEVGGDPLRLLAEVPAERLDRLAADEDFLARTRAVDDDLRRYLTVPRWYQQRRDEGTPLPASIAYFSMEFGLTEALPNYSGGLGVLAGDHLKSASDLGVPLVGVGLFYRSGYFRQSLSAEGWQVEQYPVLDPRGLPLELVTRPSGDPVLVHVAMPEGRTLRARIWKAQVGRVPLLLMDSDLEDNDEDLRGVTDRLYGGDSSHRIRQEILAGIGGVRAVRAYCELTGMASPEVFHMNEGHAGFLGLERIRELLSGPGLQFDEAVAAVRAGTVFTTHTPVPAGLDRFPTHLVRHYFGDGSEQSLLPGVPTDKILDLGVENKPGTFNMANMGLRLAQRANGVSELHGDVSRKMFSGLWPGFDTAEIPISSVTNGVHGPTWSARELGKLLGESEMDQGAGLRGIEPVSDSLLWELRSSLRQRLVEEVRRRLRHAWLQRGASDLELGWCDSVFDPDVLTIGFARRVPTYKRLTLMLRDPERLRALLLDPDHPVQVVVAGKSHPADEGGKAMIQRIARFADDPEVRHRIVFLPDYDMSLARYLYAGCDVWLNNPVRPLEACGTSGMKSALNGGLNLSVRDGWWDEMYDGHNGWAIPNANGVSDPERRDDLEAGALYELIGEHVAPMFYERNSEGVPGRWMSMVRHTLATLGPRVQSSRMVREYVDNFYSPAIRSVQAAAADRYRGAKEIAAYRERLEQAWSEVRITDTYMSVEDGSTPLLGGKVTVRALVELAGLDDSDVEVEVVVGRVDDSDELRDFVTTSMSCVADGGYQATVTLPHTGPAGYTVRVLPQHRLLSSPAELGKVVLAG; encoded by the coding sequence GTGAGAGCCGTCCGTCGCTTCACCGTCAGCGCGCACCTGCCCGATTCGTTGCAAGCGCTCGGCCGCTTGGCCATAAACCTGCGCTGGAGCTGGCACCCGCCGACGCAGGACCTGTTCGCCTCCGTCGCGCCGGACGTGTGGTCGGAGGTGGGCGGGGACCCGCTGCGCCTGCTGGCCGAGGTGCCCGCGGAGCGCTTGGACCGTCTCGCCGCGGACGAGGACTTCCTGGCGCGGACCAGGGCCGTCGACGACGACCTGCGCCGCTACCTCACGGTTCCGCGCTGGTACCAGCAGCGTCGCGACGAGGGAACCCCGCTGCCCGCCTCGATCGCCTACTTCTCCATGGAGTTCGGGCTGACCGAGGCGCTGCCCAACTACTCGGGCGGGCTGGGAGTGCTGGCGGGGGACCACCTCAAGTCGGCCTCCGATCTCGGTGTCCCGCTGGTGGGCGTGGGGCTGTTCTACCGCTCGGGCTACTTCCGCCAGTCGCTGTCCGCCGAGGGGTGGCAGGTGGAGCAGTACCCGGTGCTCGATCCGCGCGGACTGCCGCTGGAACTGGTGACCCGCCCCTCGGGGGATCCGGTGCTGGTCCACGTCGCGATGCCCGAGGGGAGGACCCTGCGGGCGAGGATCTGGAAGGCGCAGGTCGGCCGGGTTCCGCTGCTGCTGATGGACAGTGACCTCGAGGACAACGACGAGGATCTGCGCGGGGTGACCGACCGGCTCTACGGTGGGGACTCCAGCCACCGCATCAGGCAGGAGATCCTCGCCGGCATCGGTGGGGTGCGGGCCGTCCGGGCCTACTGCGAGCTGACCGGGATGGCCTCCCCCGAGGTGTTCCACATGAACGAGGGACACGCGGGGTTCCTGGGGCTGGAACGCATCCGCGAGCTGCTGTCCGGGCCGGGACTGCAGTTCGACGAGGCCGTGGCGGCCGTGCGGGCGGGTACCGTGTTCACCACCCACACCCCGGTTCCCGCCGGGCTGGACCGCTTCCCCACGCACCTGGTCCGGCACTACTTCGGCGACGGCTCCGAGCAGTCCCTGCTGCCCGGGGTGCCGACCGACAAGATCCTGGATCTCGGCGTGGAGAACAAGCCGGGCACCTTCAACATGGCCAACATGGGGCTGCGGCTGGCGCAACGGGCCAACGGTGTCTCCGAGCTGCACGGCGACGTCAGTCGCAAGATGTTCAGCGGACTGTGGCCCGGCTTCGACACCGCGGAGATCCCCATCTCCTCGGTCACCAACGGGGTCCACGGGCCCACCTGGTCGGCGCGGGAGCTCGGCAAGCTGCTCGGCGAGTCCGAGATGGACCAGGGAGCCGGGCTGCGCGGCATCGAACCCGTCAGCGACTCGCTGCTGTGGGAGCTGCGCAGCTCGCTGCGGCAGCGGCTCGTCGAGGAGGTGCGGCGCAGGCTGCGGCACGCCTGGCTGCAGCGCGGGGCGTCGGACCTGGAGCTGGGCTGGTGCGACTCGGTGTTCGACCCGGACGTGCTCACGATCGGTTTCGCGCGGAGGGTGCCGACCTACAAGCGGTTGACGCTGATGCTGCGCGACCCGGAGCGGCTGCGGGCCCTGCTGCTCGACCCGGACCACCCGGTGCAGGTGGTGGTGGCGGGCAAGTCGCACCCCGCCGACGAGGGCGGCAAGGCGATGATCCAGCGCATCGCGCGCTTCGCCGACGACCCCGAGGTGCGCCACCGCATCGTCTTCCTGCCCGACTACGACATGTCGCTGGCCCGCTACCTCTACGCCGGCTGCGACGTCTGGTTGAACAACCCGGTGCGTCCGCTGGAGGCCTGCGGAACCTCGGGCATGAAGTCCGCGCTCAACGGCGGGCTGAACCTGTCGGTCCGGGACGGCTGGTGGGACGAGATGTACGACGGCCACAACGGGTGGGCGATCCCCAACGCGAACGGGGTGAGCGATCCGGAGCGCAGGGACGACCTCGAAGCGGGCGCGCTCTACGAACTGATCGGCGAGCACGTGGCGCCGATGTTCTACGAGCGCAACAGCGAAGGCGTTCCCGGGCGGTGGATGTCGATGGTGCGGCACACCCTGGCGACCCTGGGGCCGCGGGTGCAGTCCTCCAGGATGGTGCGCGAGTACGTCGACAACTTCTACTCGCCTGCGATCCGCTCCGTGCAGGCCGCCGCGGCGGACCGGTACCGGGGCGCCAAGGAGATAGCCGCCTACAGGGAACGGCTCGAGCAGGCGTGGAGCGAGGTGCGGATAACCGACACGTACATGTCCGTCGAGGACGGTTCGACCCCGCTGCTGGGCGGCAAGGTCACCGTGCGCGCCCTGGTGGAGCTGGCCGGGCTGGACGACTCCGACGTGGAGGTGGAGGTCGTCGTCGGCAGGGTGGACGATTCGGACGAGCTGCGCGACTTCGTCACCACGTCGATGAGCTGCGTCGCCGACGGCGGGTACCAGGCCACGGTGACGCTGCCGCACACCGGCCCCGCCGGCTACACCGTTCGCGTGCTGCCGCAGCACCGGCTGCTGTCCAGCCCCGCCGAGCTCGGCAAGGTCGTCCTCGCTGGGTGA
- a CDS encoding enoyl-CoA hydratase/isomerase family protein, which yields MGEYVRLEVDGGIGTIRLDRPKMNALNSQVEQEIRAVAEEAAERSDVRAVIVYGGEKVFAAGADIKEMAEKSAPEMATKERRGLSDALSAVAAIPKPTVAALTGYALGGGFELALTCDRRVAAEGLKVGQPEILLGVIPGAGGTQRLARLVGPSKAKDVIFSGRFVESDEALSSGMVDEVVPAEEVYATARRWAEQFVNGPAHALAAAKRAVDEGIETDLNTGLRIETHLFTSLFATEDQKIGMRSFIENGPGKAEFTGE from the coding sequence GTGGGTGAGTACGTCAGGCTCGAGGTGGACGGCGGCATCGGGACGATCAGGCTGGATCGTCCCAAGATGAACGCGCTCAACAGCCAGGTCGAGCAGGAGATCCGTGCCGTGGCCGAGGAGGCGGCCGAGCGCTCCGACGTTCGGGCCGTGATCGTCTACGGCGGGGAGAAGGTCTTCGCCGCGGGGGCGGACATCAAGGAGATGGCCGAGAAGTCCGCTCCGGAGATGGCCACCAAGGAGCGTCGCGGCCTCTCGGACGCGTTGAGCGCGGTGGCGGCGATCCCGAAACCCACGGTGGCGGCCCTGACCGGTTACGCGCTCGGCGGCGGTTTCGAGCTGGCGCTGACCTGTGATCGCCGCGTCGCCGCGGAGGGGCTCAAGGTCGGTCAGCCGGAGATCCTGCTCGGGGTCATCCCCGGTGCGGGCGGCACGCAGCGGCTGGCGCGGCTGGTCGGTCCCAGCAAGGCCAAGGACGTGATCTTCAGCGGTCGCTTCGTGGAATCCGACGAGGCGCTGTCCTCGGGGATGGTGGACGAGGTGGTCCCCGCCGAGGAGGTCTACGCCACCGCGCGCCGGTGGGCGGAGCAGTTCGTCAACGGGCCCGCACACGCCCTGGCCGCGGCCAAGCGGGCCGTCGACGAGGGGATCGAGACGGACCTGAACACCGGACTGCGCATCGAGACCCACCTGTTCACCTCGCTGTTCGCGACCGAGGACCAGAAGATCGGCATGCGTTCGTTCATCGAGAACGGCCCGGGCAAGGCCGAGTTCACTGGCGAATGA
- a CDS encoding ABC transporter ATP-binding protein yields the protein MDGVSVRRAESALVTDVNWSVELDERWVVLGPNGAGKTTVLKLAGAELYPTTGTVDVLGERLGSTNVFELRPRIGFCSAAMAARMPEDELVRDAVVSAGYAVVGRWREEYEDMDTERAEELLEAMGVAELSGRAFGTLSEGERKRVLLARALMTDPEMLLLDEPAAGLDLGGREDLVARLSKLALDPDAPAMTLVTHHVEEIPPGFTHALLLREGGVVAKGLLDDVLTEDNLSKTFDQDLELRRNGDRYFAQRRR from the coding sequence ATGGATGGCGTCAGTGTCCGGCGGGCGGAGAGCGCGCTCGTGACCGACGTGAACTGGTCGGTGGAGCTCGACGAGCGCTGGGTGGTGCTCGGACCGAACGGTGCGGGAAAGACCACCGTGCTCAAGCTCGCCGGTGCCGAGCTGTACCCGACGACCGGCACGGTCGACGTGCTCGGTGAGCGGCTGGGCAGCACCAACGTTTTCGAGCTGCGTCCGCGCATCGGCTTCTGCTCGGCGGCCATGGCCGCCAGGATGCCGGAGGACGAGCTCGTGCGGGACGCCGTCGTCAGCGCCGGTTACGCCGTTGTCGGCCGGTGGCGCGAGGAATACGAGGACATGGACACCGAACGGGCCGAGGAACTGCTCGAGGCCATGGGCGTGGCCGAGCTCTCGGGGCGCGCGTTCGGGACGTTGTCCGAGGGGGAGCGCAAGCGGGTGCTGCTGGCGCGGGCGCTGATGACCGACCCCGAGATGCTGCTGCTGGACGAGCCCGCCGCGGGGCTGGATCTCGGTGGGCGCGAGGACCTGGTGGCCAGGTTGTCGAAGCTCGCCCTCGACCCGGACGCTCCCGCGATGACCCTGGTGACCCATCACGTCGAGGAGATTCCCCCCGGTTTCACGCACGCTTTGCTGCTGCGCGAGGGAGGTGTGGTCGCCAAGGGACTGCTCGACGACGTGCTCACCGAGGACAACCTGTCCAAGACCTTCGACCAGGATCTCGAGCTGCGGCGCAACGGCGACCGCTACTTCGCGCAGCGCAGGCGGTGA
- a CDS encoding THUMP-like domain-containing protein, with protein MAYTFDVDDVAFLRSPEGERALAEVAGLPLTSSSRLADTATAREVAGTRFAPAVLETVALRRRAAAKLSGADEWLFTDSALQQATATPVARLRAARLAGRDVHDVTCSIGADLVEIAPVARRCLGSDLDEVRLAMARGNLAARGVRAGLVRADALRPVTTGAAVLADPGRRDGTGRRRWNPEDLEPPLRELLAAHHGRDMVVKCAPGLDFDLVPAEAEVELVSLAGQVREASVWLGELAEPGAHRTATVLRDDGDVALRITDAEPDDCPVREVGEWLVEPDGAVIRAGLVRQYAARHGLGQLDHRIAYLTGDAPPPGVRAFRVLERGKYSEKSLRALLRRHGIGRLEILVRGLDVDPDALRRRMKLSGDAAATVVLTRVGDTPTAALCRPELT; from the coding sequence GTGGCTTACACCTTTGACGTCGACGACGTGGCCTTTCTGCGCTCCCCCGAGGGGGAGCGCGCGCTGGCCGAGGTCGCCGGGCTGCCGCTGACGTCCTCCTCCCGGTTGGCCGACACGGCCACCGCACGCGAGGTCGCGGGCACGCGGTTCGCCCCCGCGGTGCTGGAGACCGTGGCGCTGCGCCGCCGCGCCGCGGCCAAGCTGAGCGGGGCGGACGAGTGGTTGTTCACGGATTCGGCGTTGCAGCAGGCCACGGCGACTCCGGTCGCCCGGCTGCGCGCCGCCCGGCTGGCGGGCAGGGACGTGCACGACGTCACCTGTTCGATCGGGGCCGATCTCGTCGAGATCGCCCCGGTCGCCCGGCGCTGCCTCGGCTCCGACCTCGACGAGGTCCGGTTGGCGATGGCGCGGGGCAACCTGGCCGCTCGCGGGGTGCGGGCCGGGCTGGTGCGGGCCGACGCGTTGCGCCCGGTCACCACGGGGGCCGCCGTGCTCGCCGATCCGGGCAGGCGGGACGGCACCGGGCGCAGGAGGTGGAACCCGGAGGACCTGGAGCCCCCGCTCCGCGAGCTGCTCGCCGCGCACCACGGGCGGGACATGGTGGTCAAGTGCGCTCCCGGGCTGGACTTCGACCTGGTCCCGGCCGAGGCCGAGGTCGAGTTGGTCTCCCTGGCCGGTCAGGTGCGGGAGGCCTCGGTGTGGCTGGGAGAGCTGGCCGAGCCGGGAGCGCACCGGACCGCGACGGTGCTGCGCGACGACGGCGACGTCGCCCTGCGGATCACCGACGCCGAGCCCGACGACTGCCCGGTGCGGGAGGTGGGGGAGTGGTTGGTCGAACCCGACGGCGCGGTCATCCGCGCCGGGTTGGTCCGGCAGTACGCCGCGCGCCACGGTCTGGGGCAGCTCGACCACCGGATCGCCTACCTCACCGGGGACGCCCCGCCGCCGGGGGTGCGTGCGTTCCGCGTGCTCGAACGGGGCAAGTACAGCGAGAAGTCCTTGCGCGCGCTGCTGCGGCGTCACGGGATCGGACGACTGGAGATCCTGGTGCGCGGTTTGGACGTGGATCCGGACGCGCTGCGCCGGAGGATGAAGCTTTCCGGTGACGCGGCGGCCACCGTGGTGCTCACCCGTGTCGGCGACACCCCCACGGCAGCGCTCTGCCGGCCGGAGCTGACCTGA